One genomic region from Bradyrhizobium icense encodes:
- a CDS encoding helix-turn-helix transcriptional regulator, translated as MLNLSQSATLPTIALHHRSTESVFNISNRAPPIISDIDDKRSDLPALLARIGCGQVWIRRGCIIEVSATGRAMLERECRHVAGRETLYGAVKQLINRAGAQIPIGSTSWLVTSSREGITTLVKQIANAWTDGTSALILLDLDAHPEPSPRTLQCLFGLTAAETQLAVELARGRNLLDIARSRRLSRTTIRTQLGALFVKTQTRRQADLVALLGRIAILP; from the coding sequence ATGTTGAATCTTAGCCAGAGTGCTACATTGCCCACGATCGCTTTGCATCATCGGTCTACCGAATCGGTATTCAATATCTCGAATCGTGCTCCTCCCATCATTTCGGACATCGATGACAAGCGGAGCGATCTGCCTGCCCTCTTAGCGCGCATTGGCTGTGGCCAGGTCTGGATCAGGCGCGGCTGCATTATTGAAGTCAGCGCAACCGGCCGCGCAATGTTGGAGCGCGAATGCAGGCACGTTGCCGGACGCGAAACACTTTATGGGGCCGTAAAGCAGCTGATAAATCGAGCGGGCGCGCAAATTCCTATCGGCTCTACATCATGGCTGGTGACTTCCTCCAGGGAGGGAATCACCACGCTTGTAAAGCAGATCGCGAATGCGTGGACCGATGGAACGAGCGCACTCATCCTGCTCGATCTCGACGCTCACCCGGAGCCTTCTCCTCGGACGCTGCAATGCTTGTTCGGCCTCACAGCCGCGGAAACTCAGCTCGCAGTCGAATTGGCGCGAGGACGCAATTTGCTCGACATTGCGCGCTCCCGACGGCTGAGCCGAACGACAATACGCACACAGTTGGGCGCCTTGTTCGTTAAGACACAGACGCGGCGGCAGGCTGACCTCGTCGCGCTGCTGGGACGTATCGCTATCTTACCGTAG
- a CDS encoding glycosyltransferase, whose translation MTLHLLCVGGEDHALRIPFLTALQNRGLRVSAAGTGAGFPFAKNGIQYHRYQFDRFHARFADRIAVGQLSQLVHRVQPDIVQTFDTKPNLLAPLALRGAVPVVRTINGMGWVFSSTDLKALAFRPAYLALQRLTACWTAATVFQNKADSDFFRRYHLLGNGSSVVIGSSGIDVKAFETARAETGSISQLRSELGLGNAEIVLTVSRLTVQKGIPTLLDAARIVHEARPGVRFVLVGPRESEGPFAVDQALIERHASYVIAPGARSDVPAILGIADVFAFPTEYREGIPRVLLEAGLAGVPIVATRMPGCDDVVAESWNGYMVPPRDPRALAAAILDLLRDPARARTMGQRSTELVRREFDLNVVADRYTDLYVRLLSVGSLSDDRAARKNSSEVQ comes from the coding sequence ATGACGCTGCACTTGCTTTGCGTGGGAGGCGAGGATCACGCGCTGCGGATTCCCTTTCTGACTGCTCTGCAAAACCGCGGCTTGCGAGTGAGTGCAGCCGGCACCGGTGCCGGGTTTCCGTTCGCAAAAAATGGCATTCAGTACCATCGTTACCAGTTTGACAGATTCCATGCGCGCTTTGCCGACCGGATCGCCGTCGGTCAGCTCTCGCAACTGGTGCACCGCGTTCAGCCGGATATCGTTCAGACGTTCGATACAAAGCCAAATCTTCTTGCGCCTCTGGCGCTTCGGGGCGCGGTTCCCGTGGTGCGCACCATCAATGGAATGGGGTGGGTCTTTTCCTCGACAGACCTGAAAGCCCTGGCATTTCGGCCCGCCTATCTGGCGTTGCAGCGGTTGACCGCCTGCTGGACCGCAGCGACGGTATTCCAGAACAAGGCCGATAGCGACTTCTTCCGCCGCTACCATCTGCTTGGAAATGGTTCGTCCGTTGTCATCGGAAGCTCAGGAATCGATGTCAAGGCTTTCGAGACAGCACGGGCGGAGACGGGTAGCATCTCCCAGCTTCGCTCCGAGCTCGGGTTGGGAAACGCCGAAATCGTCCTTACCGTGAGCCGTTTAACCGTACAGAAGGGCATCCCAACCCTTCTGGATGCGGCGAGAATTGTCCACGAAGCGCGACCTGGTGTTCGCTTCGTGCTCGTTGGCCCTCGCGAGAGCGAGGGACCGTTTGCCGTAGATCAGGCATTGATCGAGCGACATGCATCGTACGTGATCGCGCCCGGTGCGAGATCGGATGTTCCGGCCATTCTCGGCATTGCAGACGTCTTTGCCTTTCCGACTGAGTATCGCGAAGGAATCCCGCGCGTTCTCCTGGAAGCCGGCCTGGCCGGTGTGCCGATCGTGGCCACGCGAATGCCCGGCTGTGATGACGTCGTGGCGGAGAGCTGGAATGGTTATATGGTTCCACCGCGCGACCCGCGCGCGCTCGCTGCCGCCATCCTTGATCTTCTTAGAGATCCCGCTCGTGCCAGAACTATGGGGCAGCGCTCCACTGAGCTTGTGCGTCGTGAATTCGATCTGAACGTCGTAGCCGACCGTTACACCGATCTTTACGTGCGACTGCTTTCAGTCGGCAGTCTAAGCGATGACCGAGCGGCGCGGAAGAACAGCAGTGAAGTACAATGA
- a CDS encoding polysaccharide biosynthesis/export family protein: protein MKSKKHGKIFGLISAVFWAGIVVSISNENCFGAPYKLAPGDTVEVSIGGLPDQRSRGQIQIDGTIALPGVGTVEVAGLTPSEMQNRIETLLQSRILRHRLADGRDQTFVIKPGDVIASVVEYRPIYVSGDVLTPGQQAYRASMTVRQAVAVAGGFSLLRSRGHPGAVDPADLLRDYDSLATEYVKEYFHVVRINAELDGRDTFDQSVPNDVSLPAVVVDSVVRAEAESLKTSQADFRTETRFLREAVEQTDAQFAKLQQQHEGEEKGVQADEEELQRVQKLLGSGLLTSPRVTENRRALLLSSTRSLQTSVEMMRLQRQRHDLRRQIERVASQRTINLLKEQKDSNVRLADLRVRMLALSQKLQPVGGTGTLPVGTSKLYPEVTVVRKLGQRWDRIAASVDFDVEPGDVIEVALRPSATVTKLSN from the coding sequence ATGAAAAGCAAAAAACACGGCAAGATCTTCGGCCTTATCTCGGCTGTCTTCTGGGCGGGAATTGTTGTGTCCATCAGCAACGAGAACTGCTTCGGAGCCCCGTATAAGCTCGCACCAGGTGACACTGTCGAGGTATCGATCGGCGGTTTGCCCGATCAGCGTAGCCGAGGGCAGATACAGATCGACGGCACCATCGCGCTTCCCGGAGTAGGTACTGTTGAGGTCGCGGGTTTGACTCCGTCCGAAATGCAGAACCGCATCGAAACACTGCTGCAATCAAGGATACTGCGTCATCGCTTGGCCGATGGCCGCGATCAGACGTTCGTCATCAAGCCGGGCGACGTCATCGCAAGCGTTGTGGAATATCGACCGATCTATGTTTCCGGCGATGTGCTAACTCCCGGACAGCAGGCCTATCGGGCTTCGATGACGGTGCGCCAGGCAGTCGCGGTTGCGGGGGGCTTCAGCCTGTTGCGCTCTCGCGGTCATCCCGGCGCCGTTGACCCGGCGGATCTCTTGCGCGACTATGACTCTTTGGCCACGGAGTACGTCAAGGAATATTTCCACGTCGTCCGCATCAATGCGGAACTTGATGGTCGTGATACCTTCGATCAATCCGTGCCAAACGATGTTTCTCTGCCCGCAGTGGTGGTCGATTCTGTGGTGCGGGCGGAGGCGGAGTCCTTGAAGACCTCGCAGGCAGACTTCCGCACGGAAACGCGCTTTCTGCGGGAAGCCGTGGAACAAACGGACGCGCAGTTCGCAAAATTACAGCAGCAGCATGAAGGTGAAGAAAAGGGTGTACAGGCCGATGAGGAAGAACTTCAACGGGTGCAGAAGCTGCTCGGTTCAGGACTCTTGACAAGTCCCCGGGTGACCGAAAACAGACGCGCCCTATTGTTGTCGTCGACGCGCAGCCTGCAGACCAGCGTCGAGATGATGAGGCTGCAGCGTCAGCGCCATGATTTGCGAAGGCAGATCGAACGGGTTGCGAGCCAGCGAACCATCAATCTGCTCAAGGAGCAGAAGGACTCTAACGTTCGACTGGCGGACCTGCGGGTCAGAATGCTGGCGCTGAGCCAGAAACTGCAACCGGTAGGTGGGACAGGAACGCTGCCCGTCGGCACAAGCAAACTGTACCCGGAGGTTACCGTCGTACGAAAGCTTGGCCAGCGATGGGATAGGATTGCCGCATCCGTCGATTTCGATGTAGAGCCCGGCGACGTGATCGAAGTCGCGTTGCGCCCATCAGCGACCGTTACGAAGCTGTCAAATTGA
- a CDS encoding O-antigen ligase family protein — MLHDTFAYLVVAALSCLVAATAKADCALRRLQWLLIAFWNVSLVMQIALGWGVIRLPSVDPWFWERFRGWSENPNQLALYCALLAALSLHLALSAKGFGRLAALLSCLLSLVVGRLTRSDTFLGAMVLCTAVLLVLRLWRWLTSPEHRYSLRFAAAMLIVVAAVPLSLSLTPYAVATADDVESLAASMTKDHGGEGTMRTAALRLYLWQNALKLGLESGSLGLGPGPHLWRPKIADDDDRPFTRPFEAHNTVLDIFTQGGLLGVIALYGLFAGTFLLVLRAKLDALAVMIVALVFFSMTHFIPRHPIVWFALAVSLILGLERAPSPSARIGT; from the coding sequence ATGCTGCATGACACCTTCGCCTATCTCGTGGTTGCAGCTCTCAGTTGTCTCGTGGCAGCGACAGCGAAGGCTGACTGCGCGCTGCGCCGACTGCAATGGTTGCTGATTGCATTCTGGAACGTCTCCTTGGTCATGCAAATTGCCCTGGGCTGGGGGGTCATCCGCCTGCCATCGGTTGATCCATGGTTCTGGGAACGGTTTCGCGGCTGGTCGGAGAACCCCAATCAGCTGGCGCTCTATTGCGCTCTTTTGGCAGCGCTATCGCTTCACCTTGCTCTTTCAGCGAAGGGATTTGGCCGGCTCGCCGCATTACTGAGCTGCTTGCTATCACTGGTCGTCGGCCGGCTCACCAGGAGCGATACTTTTTTGGGTGCGATGGTGCTTTGCACGGCGGTGCTTCTTGTGCTGCGCTTATGGAGGTGGTTGACCTCACCGGAGCACAGATACAGCCTACGATTTGCAGCAGCGATGCTTATCGTCGTCGCTGCCGTTCCCCTGTCGCTTTCGCTGACGCCGTATGCGGTAGCGACCGCCGATGACGTGGAGAGCCTGGCGGCCAGCATGACGAAAGATCATGGTGGCGAGGGAACGATGCGTACCGCGGCCCTACGGCTGTATCTTTGGCAAAACGCGCTGAAGCTCGGGTTGGAATCTGGATCGCTCGGGCTTGGACCAGGACCTCATCTTTGGAGGCCGAAGATTGCTGACGACGATGATCGGCCCTTTACGCGTCCTTTCGAAGCTCACAACACCGTGCTTGACATATTTACGCAAGGCGGCCTGCTCGGCGTGATTGCTCTTTATGGCCTCTTCGCCGGCACTTTCCTGCTCGTACTACGCGCAAAGCTTGACGCGCTGGCTGTAATGATAGTTGCGCTCGTCTTTTTCAGCATGACTCATTTTATTCCACGCCATCCGATCGTGTGGTTCGCGCTTGCTGTCAGCCTGATCCTCGGTCTGGAGCGGGCTCCGTCGCCAAGCGCGCGCATTGGAACTTGA
- a CDS encoding nucleotidyltransferase family protein yields the protein MKAVIQCGGKGTRLRPHTSILPKPLMPIGARPVLELVLKWLRRNGIRDVFITTGYLGHLIRSVFGDGNQWNMRITYTQEVEPLGTIGPLSLLREQLDEPFLVLNGDVLTDLNLNQFIHSHRRHDAGVTIATATRITKMDFGVIDETNGGVTGFREKPELAHLVSMGIYCMDPTILERIPSGVPFGFDDLMFQMLEEEAPVNVFRHNGLWLDIGRVEDFLKAQDVAWDEQSSAFPASVAA from the coding sequence ATGAAGGCAGTCATTCAGTGCGGCGGAAAAGGCACTCGATTGCGTCCGCACACATCAATTTTGCCAAAACCTCTGATGCCGATTGGTGCACGCCCTGTGCTCGAACTCGTACTCAAATGGCTGAGACGGAACGGGATCAGAGACGTTTTCATTACGACTGGATATCTGGGGCATCTGATCCGCAGCGTCTTTGGTGACGGCAATCAGTGGAATATGCGCATCACCTACACCCAGGAAGTTGAACCGCTTGGAACGATCGGCCCGTTATCGCTGCTGCGCGAACAGCTGGATGAACCATTCCTGGTCCTTAACGGCGATGTGCTGACAGACCTCAATCTCAACCAGTTCATCCACAGCCATCGGCGCCATGACGCCGGCGTCACCATCGCCACCGCAACTCGTATCACCAAGATGGACTTTGGCGTGATCGACGAGACAAATGGAGGCGTCACCGGATTTCGCGAAAAGCCGGAGCTGGCGCATCTCGTCAGCATGGGTATCTATTGCATGGATCCCACAATACTTGAACGCATCCCGTCGGGCGTGCCGTTCGGCTTCGATGATCTGATGTTCCAGATGCTGGAAGAGGAAGCGCCTGTGAACGTATTCAGGCACAACGGCCTGTGGCTTGATATCGGCCGCGTCGAGGACTTCCTCAAAGCCCAGGATGTCGCCTGGGATGAGCAGTCGTCCGCATTCCCCGCATCCGTCGCCGCGTGA
- a CDS encoding DegT/DnrJ/EryC1/StrS family aminotransferase, translating into MLLVSEPVLGADEKAALAAVIDSGWVTMGDRVHEFEQVFARMHDADDSIAVGSCTAALHLILHALGIGPGDEVLVPSLTFVATANAVLYVGARPVFVDVESAAVPLMSLDEARAKCTSRTRAVILVHFAGYLADRDAWQAFARSKGLLLVEDAAHAPGLPAVGTFGDAAAFSFYGNKNMTTAEGGAIIARSRALSDTIRRARSHGMTSNTRQRLACRRPDYDVTILGFNYRMDELRAAVGLVQLRKLPAWNDIRRHLSHRYRQLILELCPSVMVPFDASWLSAHHLLPIVVPKAIRRQSLIDRLRERGIQTTVHYPPVHRLTFYNDLYPDTALPNTEEFAQRELTLPLHPGMTPADVEYVVNSLAAALGAPVPTSAVA; encoded by the coding sequence ATGCTGTTGGTATCAGAACCGGTACTGGGAGCAGACGAGAAGGCAGCCCTCGCCGCAGTAATCGATAGCGGCTGGGTCACAATGGGCGATCGAGTGCACGAGTTCGAACAGGTGTTCGCCCGCATGCACGACGCCGACGACTCAATCGCCGTTGGCTCCTGCACGGCAGCGCTTCATCTGATCCTGCACGCGCTCGGCATCGGGCCAGGCGATGAAGTTCTCGTTCCGTCTCTCACATTCGTCGCAACAGCCAACGCCGTCCTCTATGTAGGGGCACGGCCGGTGTTCGTAGATGTCGAGTCGGCTGCCGTCCCGTTAATGTCGCTGGATGAGGCCAGGGCCAAGTGCACTTCACGAACTAGAGCCGTGATCCTCGTGCATTTTGCCGGCTATCTGGCAGACCGTGACGCTTGGCAAGCTTTCGCTCGCAGCAAAGGCTTGCTCCTGGTCGAGGATGCCGCTCATGCGCCAGGGTTGCCGGCGGTCGGAACGTTCGGCGATGCGGCCGCATTCAGCTTTTACGGCAACAAGAACATGACCACCGCTGAAGGCGGGGCGATAATTGCGCGGAGCCGAGCCTTGAGCGATACGATCAGGCGAGCCAGATCCCATGGAATGACAAGTAACACCCGGCAGCGCCTGGCATGTCGCCGTCCGGATTATGATGTAACGATCCTCGGTTTCAATTACCGCATGGACGAGTTGCGCGCTGCAGTCGGCCTCGTACAGCTGAGGAAATTGCCGGCATGGAACGACATCAGGCGACATTTGTCGCATCGCTATCGCCAGTTAATTCTCGAGCTTTGTCCATCGGTGATGGTGCCCTTCGACGCCTCATGGCTCTCCGCGCACCATCTTTTGCCAATCGTTGTGCCGAAAGCAATCCGCCGGCAATCTCTTATCGACCGATTACGCGAGCGCGGTATTCAGACCACCGTTCATTATCCGCCGGTGCATCGCCTCACGTTCTATAACGATCTTTATCCGGACACGGCTCTGCCGAATACCGAAGAGTTCGCCCAACGTGAGCTTACATTGCCGCTCCATCCTGGAATGACCCCAGCCGACGTCGAATATGTCGTCAATTCCCTGGCAGCCGCGCTTGGTGCGCCGGTTCCTACTAGCGCGGTGGCATAG
- a CDS encoding tyrosine-protein kinase domain-containing protein, with translation MDALTGKRSRSLTVDPEEWSGSESNPARRSPPSDDAVQSVKQVLDSIRKYKPFIVKMIVAGVLLAVAASILMSRSYTATTQLAVNVRNPGPPDAAGSSGEAPSAGNEDTAIDTHITVLLSDAYLLRLLPPLRELDAARYDNVGPPPWTKRVRALFRPAWSKIRTLLAITEHPDGEALAALRGRLMVGRERRSRIISVLFTDRDPKRAAEVANLIARSYVDELARQKQTNEANTLNAVAVVQRELSKIKTELDASRLGQSSPSRIAALEWQMTTLAQQFEMLLRRRQEVIAKGLAIESEVSVVAHASPPELPTSLNPLFLIPPTTIAFALFACLIAVVRNRFDRTLHTEPEVVEALRIPCAGLIPSIPRGLSRKPLEILKQPATEYMRSIRSMVVSLLASDPTTPRSQQIALVTSSARGEGKTAISWSLGYCAAQLGRRVLLLDLGHVFRRPGDDTTDLFGMLAHDQPPAHAIQHIQELGIDYLPAGFSDGNRHWMLASPKVSSLLEQLRDAYDFVVIDAPALQEAPEVGLLVRWTDHVLLAVRAGRTNRDIAQTNLQLLARAEHSNVEAKFWSVLVRRHPSEHDHLDVKKHRVSALISRYRQLGAAVRRWIRIKPAIDVAGPAQPNVKPQDKFSKRPRNA, from the coding sequence ATGGACGCGTTGACAGGCAAACGGAGTCGATCCCTGACCGTTGATCCAGAAGAATGGTCAGGAAGCGAATCGAATCCGGCACGACGGTCCCCGCCTTCAGACGATGCCGTCCAATCGGTGAAACAGGTGCTGGACAGCATCCGGAAATACAAGCCGTTTATCGTCAAGATGATTGTCGCGGGGGTGCTGCTCGCCGTGGCTGCCAGCATTCTGATGTCGCGCTCCTACACGGCGACGACACAGCTCGCGGTAAACGTTCGAAACCCTGGCCCACCCGACGCTGCCGGCTCCAGCGGGGAGGCGCCGAGTGCCGGGAACGAGGATACTGCCATCGATACCCACATCACGGTCTTGTTGTCCGACGCCTACCTACTGCGACTTCTGCCCCCGCTGAGGGAGCTCGATGCTGCACGGTACGACAACGTGGGACCCCCGCCATGGACAAAGCGCGTGAGAGCGCTCTTCCGTCCCGCATGGTCAAAGATCCGGACGTTGCTCGCTATCACCGAACATCCCGATGGCGAAGCATTAGCTGCCTTAAGGGGCCGTCTGATGGTCGGACGGGAGCGCCGATCCAGGATCATCAGCGTTTTGTTCACGGACCGCGATCCGAAGCGGGCGGCGGAAGTCGCCAACTTGATAGCACGATCCTATGTCGATGAACTCGCCCGTCAAAAGCAGACCAATGAGGCGAACACCCTTAACGCAGTCGCCGTTGTTCAGCGCGAGCTGTCCAAGATAAAGACGGAATTGGATGCTAGCCGTCTTGGCCAGAGTTCACCGTCCCGGATCGCCGCCCTCGAGTGGCAGATGACGACGTTGGCACAGCAGTTTGAAATGTTGCTGCGCCGCCGGCAGGAAGTGATTGCGAAGGGCCTCGCCATAGAATCAGAGGTGAGCGTGGTAGCACATGCCTCGCCGCCAGAGCTTCCCACTTCCTTGAATCCTCTGTTTCTCATTCCTCCCACTACGATTGCCTTCGCCTTGTTTGCGTGCCTGATCGCAGTTGTCCGTAATCGCTTTGATCGAACTCTGCATACCGAGCCGGAAGTCGTAGAAGCGCTGCGCATTCCGTGCGCCGGGCTAATACCGTCGATCCCTCGCGGGCTGAGCAGAAAGCCTCTGGAGATACTGAAGCAACCCGCGACCGAGTACATGAGATCAATTCGCTCGATGGTCGTATCTTTACTTGCTTCTGATCCAACAACCCCGCGGTCGCAGCAAATTGCCCTCGTGACGTCCAGTGCTCGCGGAGAGGGAAAGACCGCGATTTCGTGGAGCCTTGGCTATTGCGCTGCACAGCTGGGACGACGCGTTCTACTCCTGGATTTGGGCCATGTGTTCCGTCGACCGGGTGACGACACCACGGATCTGTTCGGCATGTTGGCGCATGACCAGCCGCCTGCACATGCAATCCAGCATATCCAGGAGTTGGGCATTGACTATTTGCCAGCAGGGTTCTCTGACGGAAATCGTCATTGGATGCTGGCAAGTCCGAAGGTCTCCTCGCTACTCGAACAGTTGCGAGACGCCTATGATTTCGTGGTGATCGACGCTCCCGCGTTGCAGGAGGCGCCTGAAGTCGGCCTTCTAGTGCGTTGGACGGACCATGTCTTGCTTGCTGTTCGCGCTGGACGCACTAATCGAGACATAGCGCAGACGAATCTGCAACTGCTTGCCCGAGCGGAGCATTCCAACGTCGAGGCCAAATTCTGGTCAGTCCTGGTACGCCGACATCCGTCAGAGCACGACCATCTCGATGTGAAAAAGCACCGCGTATCAGCCTTGATAAGCCGCTACCGTCAGTTAGGGGCCGCGGTCCGCCGATGGATAAGGATTAAACCCGCAATCGACGTTGCCGGTCCTGCACAGCCCAATGTCAAGCCTCAAGATAAGTTTAGCAAGCGACCGAGGAACGCATGA
- a CDS encoding Calx-beta domain-containing protein, producing MKVSEFNEIFGTDADEDLIGTVRRDKIYGYGGNDRLYGKDGDDILYGGTGNDRLDGGTGADVMYGQAGDDVYRVDNLADVVSETTVPGVDDGGVDTVESTITYALPMFIEKLTLKGTEAINGTGNELANRLTGNDAANVLSGGAGNDVLNGNGGDDVLIGGAGKDELWGGSGSDTFVFRFPDATSTDKVKDFSAADSDRIGIYASDYGLSLGHGLIDDGTGKLVLDPAYFVAVAGSASTVQGTSSGHGQFVFSFTSSTLTLMWDPDGAGAVRGTALATFNSGVTLSAADFTVTTGLPTASANGSPSPVPERAGAKVAFTIDLSAPANEDVLITYSTIDGTAKAGSDFVGVSHGQVTIPAGSTSATILIDVLADDLPETVESFSLQLEAAVGTSSGAPLLVASSSAVGSIAPPAPNVVAITDMAALGSTDPSGIAYVPGQGLFVSDSEVEESPFFRTTNLWTLQPDGTVVASSSLLSFTDEPTGLAFDSSTGRLYISDDDQSRIFWVDPANPSVMLGEFDTLSLGVIDPEDVAVNPNNGHLFIANGTGNSSGGGPLGNAIIETDSTGTQVFATIRLPAEIKDPEALAYDASQDLFYVGGGFSSKIWVVDRGGAIVQVIDVLGGYRNEINNGAASIKDLELAPSSDPNDDPSKLNLFVADYGQSHVSDGRMIEIDLHGGLLLA from the coding sequence ATGAAAGTCTCTGAATTCAATGAAATATTCGGAACCGATGCTGACGAGGATCTCATCGGCACCGTCAGGCGTGATAAGATTTATGGTTATGGCGGCAACGATCGGCTCTACGGCAAGGATGGCGATGACATCCTTTATGGCGGGACAGGAAACGATCGACTGGACGGCGGAACGGGCGCCGACGTTATGTATGGGCAGGCTGGCGACGATGTCTATCGGGTGGACAATCTTGCCGACGTGGTGAGCGAGACGACCGTCCCCGGCGTGGACGACGGCGGCGTCGACACGGTGGAGAGCACGATCACCTACGCGCTGCCCATGTTCATCGAGAAGCTGACCCTGAAAGGGACGGAGGCGATCAACGGGACAGGCAATGAACTCGCCAACAGACTTACCGGGAATGATGCGGCCAATGTGTTGAGCGGAGGGGCTGGTAACGACGTCCTCAACGGCAACGGGGGCGACGACGTCCTCATCGGCGGGGCAGGAAAGGACGAGCTGTGGGGCGGCTCAGGTTCGGACACGTTCGTATTCCGCTTTCCCGACGCGACGAGCACCGACAAGGTTAAGGACTTCTCAGCCGCCGATAGCGACCGTATCGGGATCTATGCAAGCGACTATGGGCTGAGCCTCGGCCACGGTCTGATTGATGACGGAACCGGCAAGCTTGTGCTCGATCCCGCCTACTTCGTGGCGGTGGCCGGCTCGGCGAGCACGGTGCAAGGCACGTCGTCCGGTCATGGGCAGTTTGTGTTTTCGTTCACCTCTTCGACCCTTACGCTGATGTGGGATCCGGACGGTGCGGGTGCGGTACGTGGCACCGCGCTGGCGACCTTCAACTCGGGCGTCACCCTGAGCGCCGCGGACTTCACCGTCACCACTGGGCTTCCGACCGCAAGCGCAAATGGCTCGCCGAGCCCGGTGCCCGAGCGCGCGGGCGCGAAGGTCGCCTTCACCATCGATCTGTCCGCGCCGGCCAACGAGGACGTGCTTATAACCTACTCGACGATAGATGGCACGGCAAAGGCCGGGAGCGACTTTGTCGGCGTCTCGCACGGGCAAGTGACGATTCCCGCCGGCAGCACAAGTGCCACCATCTTGATTGATGTGCTCGCCGATGATCTGCCGGAGACCGTCGAATCCTTCAGTCTCCAGCTCGAAGCGGCCGTCGGCACGAGCAGCGGCGCGCCGCTGCTCGTTGCCAGCAGCTCGGCCGTCGGCTCCATCGCACCGCCCGCCCCCAACGTCGTCGCTATCACCGACATGGCAGCGCTCGGGAGCACGGATCCGTCTGGAATAGCCTATGTGCCCGGACAGGGACTCTTCGTCAGCGATTCGGAAGTCGAGGAGAGCCCGTTCTTCCGCACCACCAACCTGTGGACGCTGCAACCCGACGGCACCGTCGTCGCATCGTCCAGCCTTTTGAGCTTCACCGATGAGCCGACGGGCCTGGCCTTCGACTCCAGCACGGGTCGCCTGTACATCTCCGACGACGACCAATCCAGGATTTTTTGGGTCGACCCGGCCAATCCAAGCGTCATGCTGGGCGAGTTCGATACCTTGTCCCTTGGCGTAATCGACCCGGAGGACGTGGCGGTCAATCCGAACAACGGTCATTTGTTTATCGCCAACGGGACCGGCAATAGTTCCGGGGGTGGGCCATTAGGCAACGCGATCATCGAGACCGACAGCACCGGCACGCAGGTCTTCGCGACCATCCGGCTGCCCGCAGAAATCAAGGATCCCGAGGCGCTGGCCTATGACGCCAGCCAGGACCTCTTCTATGTCGGCGGCGGCTTCAGCTCGAAAATTTGGGTCGTCGATCGCGGCGGCGCGATTGTGCAAGTCATCGATGTGCTCGGCGGGTATCGCAACGAGATTAACAACGGGGCGGCCTCCATCAAAGACCTGGAGCTTGCGCCGAGCAGCGACCCTAACGACGATCCCAGCAAGCTGAATCTCTTTGTCGCCGATTACGGGCAATCGCACGTCAGCGACGGCCGCATGATCGAGATCGACCTCCATGGCGGGTTGCTCCTGGCGTAG
- a CDS encoding nucleotidyltransferase family protein yields the protein MKAVIQCGGKGTRLRPHTSILPKPLMPIGARPVLELVLKWLRRNGIRDVFITTGYLGHLIRSVFGDGNQWNMRITYTQEVEPLGTIGPLSLLREQLDEPFLVLNGDVLTDLNLNQFIHSHRRHDAGVTIATATRITKMDFGVIDETNGGVTGFREKPELAHLVSMGIYCMDPTILERIPSGVPFGFDDLMFQMLEEEAPVNVFRHNGLWLDIGRVEDFLKAQDVAWDEQSSAFPASVAA from the coding sequence ATGAAGGCAGTCATTCAGTGCGGCGGAAAAGGCACCCGATTGCGTCCGCACACATCAATTTTGCCAAAACCTCTGATGCCGATTGGTGCACGACCTGTGCTCGAACTCGTACTCAAATGGCTGAGACGGAACGGGATCAGAGACGTTTTCATTACGACTGGATATCTGGGGCATCTGATCCGCAGCGTCTTCGGTGACGGCAATCAGTGGAATATGCGCATCACCTACACCCAGGAAGTTGAACCGCTTGGAACGATCGGCCCGTTATCGCTGCTGCGCGAACAGCTGGATGAACCATTCCTGGTCCTTAACGGCGATGTGCTGACAGACCTCAATCTCAACCAGTTCATCCACAGCCATCGGCGCCATGACGCCGGCGTCACCATCGCCACCGCAACTCGTATCACCAAGATGGACTTTGGCGTGATCGACGAGACAAATGGAGGCGTCACCGGATTTCGCGAAAAGCCGGAGCTGGCGCATCTCGTCAGCATGGGTATCTATTGCATGGATCCCACAATACTTGAACGCATCCCGTCGGGCGTGCCGTTCGGCTTCGATGATCTGATGTTCCAGATGCTGGAAGAGGAAGCGCCTGTGAACGTATTCAGGCACAACGGCCTGTGGCTTGATATCGGCCGCGTCGAGGACTTCCTCAAAGCCCAGGATGTCGCCTGGGATGAGCAGTCGTCCGCATTCCCCGCATCCGTCGCCGCGTGA